A stretch of Acidobacteriota bacterium DNA encodes these proteins:
- a CDS encoding sigma-70 family RNA polymerase sigma factor gives MTDARVFEAFLLEYQDMVYATAFRLLGNAMEAEDVAQTVFMKAFEQFDQVGTSPSAPGWLKTVTTNACLNHLSRYRNRWRFFSELTSAEAHSVDSRTSGPQDSGAQDPGPWTLDPGPKDSGTPGLLDSDSSLDLALRRLPAHQRVPIVLFHFDDLTYQQIAERLNISLGKVKTDIHRGREALRAALAAANEGALR, from the coding sequence ATGACCGACGCCCGGGTCTTTGAGGCGTTCCTTCTGGAATACCAGGACATGGTCTATGCCACGGCCTTTCGGCTGTTGGGCAACGCGATGGAGGCGGAAGACGTGGCGCAAACGGTGTTCATGAAGGCGTTTGAGCAGTTCGACCAGGTCGGCACCAGTCCATCGGCGCCCGGCTGGCTCAAGACCGTCACGACCAACGCGTGCCTCAACCACCTCTCGCGCTACCGCAACCGCTGGCGCTTCTTCAGTGAACTGACCAGCGCCGAGGCCCACTCCGTGGACTCCAGGACCTCGGGACCCCAGGACTCCGGAGCCCAGGACCCTGGACCCTGGACCCTGGACCCAGGACCCAAAGACTCCGGGACCCCAGGACTCCTGGACTCCGATAGTTCGCTTGACCTCGCCCTCCGCCGCCTGCCGGCGCACCAACGCGTCCCCATCGTCCTCTTCCATTTTGATGACCTCACTTATCAGCAGATCGCCGAGCGGCTGAACATTTCGCTGGGCAAGGTCAAGACAGACATTCACCGCGGTCGCGAAGCCCTGCGCGCGGCGCTGGCGGCGGCCAACGAAGGAGCGCTTCGATGA
- a CDS encoding type II toxin-antitoxin system VapC family toxin gives MNRVVADASALAALTFQEPGVDEVKLRLMGAQVFAPRLLQFEMANVAWKRIRREPEDALATMTLLQAALGEGSGIEWMDVNVTDVVLIAQATGLTAYDASYLWLAASLGADLVTLDKRLAAASTMDI, from the coding sequence GTGAATCGGGTCGTGGCCGACGCCTCGGCGCTGGCGGCGCTCACGTTTCAAGAGCCCGGTGTTGACGAGGTGAAGCTGCGGCTGATGGGCGCACAGGTCTTTGCGCCTCGACTCCTCCAGTTCGAAATGGCCAACGTGGCGTGGAAGCGAATTCGGCGCGAGCCTGAAGACGCCCTGGCCACCATGACCCTCCTGCAAGCGGCACTTGGCGAGGGAAGCGGCATCGAGTGGATGGACGTGAACGTCACGGACGTCGTCCTCATCGCACAGGCCACCGGGCTCACGGCATACGACGCGAGTTATCTCTGGTTGGCGGCCTCACTGGGGGCGGACCTGGTCACGCTCGACAAGCGGCTGGCGGCCGCAAGTACCATGGATATCTGA
- a CDS encoding Arc family DNA-binding protein gives MAASVSLSIKDVPSDMAVALRERAAQNHRSIQGELMAILEEAVRPSRNRGFDPDRLIRMAAALGLKSSESSVDLIREMRDSR, from the coding sequence ATGGCAGCTTCAGTCAGCCTTTCAATCAAGGACGTGCCCTCTGACATGGCCGTGGCTCTCCGCGAGCGGGCGGCGCAGAACCACCGGTCGATTCAGGGAGAGCTCATGGCGATTCTTGAGGAGGCCGTCCGGCCTTCCCGAAATCGTGGCTTCGATCCGGACCGCTTGATTCGGATGGCAGCGGCGTTGGGTCTCAAATCGTCTGAGAGCTCGGTTGACCTCATCCGCGAGATGCGAGACTCGCGGTGA
- a CDS encoding efflux RND transporter periplasmic adaptor subunit — translation MASLDYGIIGLYLCLIVWLGASFAKRQTSASEYFLIGRSVPWWAVCFTVVATETSTLTFIGIPAQTYAAGGNFTFLQLALGYIAGRFIVSAIFIPKYFARELMTSYEVLHERFGAPVRNLGSAMFLLTRSAADGIRLFATSAVVATLVGVPVWGAILVLGIAMIVYTFYGGASAVIWTDVIQMFVYLAGALIVFWFALAGVPGGLREVLDFGAASGRFVMFDLRLDFFRAYTFWAGLVGGVALTLATHGTDQFLVQRLLTARSRQQAQVGLSLSGILVFLQFGLFLFIGVTLATFYQHVAAPTLGRPDMLIPAFVRDYVPAGFAGFVVAAIVAAALSPSINSLAATTVNDFYLKYWKPKASDADMLRVAHRATVGWGMVQIGIALLATQLNQSVLDAGLAVLGLGAGPVLGAFLVAVMRRRVEAWPVALSMLVAWVTVWSVWAFTAVAWPWYAVTGASITVLLSLASTMVWPARRQLAALLVVGFALLGAAGCGSDPEPEAALTGAIQVTVEPARLNVLRRIVSARGAVTPMPDGDFTVHATETSTVVELPLAEGSPVKVGDIIARFEVPSRVAAIHAAELEIALVLTRADAARARVTQLTSLVAQGLAARVDLDTAQGDLARAQTELAAARQILASERVAEERATIRAKFDGVVATRWHYAGDTVLGTGTDPVIRIIDPTRVQITVDVLVQDLGQIVNGQTATVTPMGEMPMAASVTRVTAPSSPDAGTASVTLTLAPGITSPPAGTAVLAEILIASVPEALVVPTDAVLKVSGVSYVMVAGTDNRVMRRDVRVGLTTPQLTQILAGLTVGEFIITSALTEINEGDLVSFNKGSGQ, via the coding sequence GTGGCGAGCCTCGACTACGGGATCATCGGACTGTATCTCTGCCTGATCGTCTGGCTGGGCGCGAGCTTTGCGAAGCGCCAGACGTCGGCGTCCGAGTACTTCCTGATCGGCCGTTCGGTGCCCTGGTGGGCGGTATGTTTCACCGTGGTAGCAACCGAGACCAGCACGCTCACGTTCATCGGCATCCCCGCGCAGACCTACGCGGCCGGGGGCAACTTCACGTTCCTGCAACTCGCGCTCGGCTACATCGCCGGCCGGTTCATCGTCTCTGCCATCTTCATTCCGAAGTACTTCGCGCGTGAACTGATGACGTCGTACGAGGTGTTGCACGAACGGTTCGGTGCCCCGGTGCGAAACCTCGGGTCCGCCATGTTCCTGCTGACCCGCAGTGCAGCCGACGGCATCCGCCTCTTTGCCACATCGGCAGTGGTGGCCACACTCGTGGGCGTGCCCGTCTGGGGCGCCATCCTGGTGCTGGGCATCGCGATGATCGTCTACACCTTTTATGGCGGCGCATCGGCCGTCATCTGGACCGACGTGATCCAGATGTTTGTGTACCTGGCCGGCGCGCTGATCGTGTTCTGGTTCGCTCTGGCAGGAGTGCCTGGTGGCCTGCGCGAGGTGCTCGACTTCGGTGCGGCCAGCGGGCGATTCGTGATGTTCGATCTGCGGCTCGATTTCTTCCGCGCGTACACATTCTGGGCGGGCCTGGTCGGCGGCGTCGCGCTCACGCTCGCCACGCACGGCACGGACCAGTTCCTGGTGCAGCGGTTGCTGACCGCGCGATCTCGTCAACAGGCACAAGTCGGACTCTCGCTCAGCGGCATCCTGGTATTCCTGCAATTTGGCTTGTTCCTGTTCATCGGGGTCACGCTCGCCACGTTTTACCAGCACGTGGCTGCACCCACGCTGGGACGGCCCGACATGCTGATTCCGGCGTTCGTGCGCGACTACGTGCCAGCGGGCTTTGCAGGATTCGTCGTCGCGGCGATCGTGGCAGCGGCGTTGTCTCCGTCGATCAACTCGCTTGCGGCGACGACCGTTAATGACTTCTATCTGAAGTACTGGAAGCCGAAAGCCAGCGACGCTGACATGTTGCGCGTGGCGCATCGGGCTACGGTAGGCTGGGGCATGGTGCAAATCGGCATTGCGTTGCTGGCCACGCAGCTCAACCAGTCGGTGCTCGACGCGGGTCTTGCGGTGCTGGGGCTCGGTGCCGGTCCGGTGCTGGGGGCGTTCCTGGTGGCCGTGATGCGCCGTCGCGTGGAAGCCTGGCCCGTGGCGCTGTCGATGCTCGTCGCGTGGGTCACCGTCTGGTCGGTGTGGGCATTCACGGCCGTGGCGTGGCCTTGGTATGCGGTGACGGGTGCGTCAATCACGGTGCTGCTGTCGCTGGCGTCAACGATGGTGTGGCCGGCGCGGCGTCAGCTGGCCGCGCTGCTTGTGGTTGGGTTCGCGCTGCTGGGCGCAGCAGGCTGCGGCAGCGATCCCGAACCCGAAGCTGCGCTTACCGGCGCCATCCAGGTGACGGTGGAGCCCGCACGCCTGAATGTGCTGCGCCGCATCGTGAGTGCGCGCGGGGCCGTCACGCCGATGCCCGACGGCGACTTCACGGTGCACGCAACGGAGACGTCGACAGTGGTGGAACTGCCGCTGGCCGAGGGCAGCCCTGTCAAGGTGGGCGACATCATTGCGCGGTTCGAAGTCCCAAGCCGCGTGGCGGCGATTCATGCCGCTGAACTGGAAATTGCCCTCGTCCTGACGCGAGCAGACGCCGCCCGGGCGCGCGTCACCCAGCTCACCTCGCTTGTGGCACAGGGGTTGGCCGCGCGTGTCGATCTCGACACCGCACAGGGCGACCTGGCCAGAGCCCAGACTGAACTGGCGGCCGCTCGCCAGATTCTGGCGTCCGAGCGCGTTGCCGAGGAACGCGCCACGATTCGCGCGAAGTTTGACGGCGTCGTTGCGACCCGCTGGCACTACGCGGGCGACACCGTGCTTGGCACCGGCACCGATCCAGTGATCCGGATCATCGACCCCACTCGCGTGCAGATCACCGTGGACGTTCTCGTTCAGGACCTCGGCCAGATCGTGAACGGCCAGACCGCCACGGTCACACCGATGGGCGAAATGCCGATGGCGGCCTCGGTGACGCGTGTGACGGCTCCATCCTCACCTGACGCGGGCACCGCCTCGGTCACGTTGACCCTGGCCCCAGGCATCACAAGTCCCCCAGCCGGCACGGCCGTGCTCGCAGAAATCCTCATTGCGTCGGTGCCCGAAGCGCTGGTGGTCCCCACCGATGCGGTGCTGAAGGTCAGCGGCGTGTCGTATGTCATGGTGGCCGGTACCGACAACCGGGTGATGCGCCGCGACGTGCGCGTCGGCCTGACGACGCCTCAGCTCACGCAGATTCTGGCCGGCCTCACTGTTGGCGAGTTCATCATCACGTCAGCGCTCACGGAAATCAACGAGGGGGATCTCGTGTCATTCAACAAGGGCTCGGGTCAATGA
- a CDS encoding RDD family protein translates to MNVRKLVTMAVLIVTAAVTTGAASPQATRSPRENPPTQRGQDPTNPTTRPQPDGAANDRFEREFGFRRRYWRPVLRIGQDYALRANEVVRDVTVVFGSAKIDGRVEGDLVVIFGPVTLSNTAVVEGSFVVVGGNATVQAGAIVRDEVMVIGAGLDVPENFIFGSGHFVIGTRALGAWMESVVPWVTYGFLWGRPIVASIGWVWNIVGLFLLVYLLINLVAHEPVTATASVLATRPLGSFMTGLLVLLLAGPVSALLAVSIIGIAVIPFALAALVVAGLVGRVGVLRAIGNTVMRPDEPASRSQGLRSFVIGFALVTLTYMVPLLGFVAWALFGVLGLGAAVLAFLTAWRREHPKVEKAPRFRKSAPLPTPPAEPAPSGGFAFAAPAAPVVTQAPAFDAGPTSMGDEPADSGGWQPTMDAGSGPAAAATMAGAAFASNLASFPRAAFLDRAAAFVVDVVLLLFVSEIFDRQSMYRDDDFLLPLMLLYFIGFWVWKGTTIGGIVANLRVVKTNGGELSFLEGLVRGLTSVLSFGALGIGVLWILRSDLVAADGQPARQAWHDLAAGTYVVKVPKGYPLP, encoded by the coding sequence ATGAACGTTCGAAAACTCGTCACGATGGCGGTGCTGATTGTGACCGCGGCCGTAACCACAGGGGCGGCGAGCCCGCAGGCGACACGGTCACCGCGTGAGAATCCGCCCACCCAGCGTGGTCAGGACCCCACCAACCCGACGACCCGCCCGCAGCCGGATGGGGCGGCCAACGATCGCTTCGAGCGGGAATTCGGATTCCGGCGCCGTTATTGGCGACCTGTGCTGCGCATCGGACAGGACTATGCGCTCCGGGCCAACGAAGTGGTGCGTGATGTCACGGTCGTCTTCGGCAGCGCCAAAATTGATGGACGAGTCGAAGGTGACCTGGTGGTCATCTTCGGGCCCGTGACTCTCTCAAACACGGCGGTGGTCGAAGGGTCGTTTGTCGTGGTCGGCGGCAACGCCACTGTGCAGGCCGGCGCCATCGTGCGCGACGAGGTCATGGTGATTGGCGCGGGACTGGATGTGCCCGAGAACTTCATCTTCGGCAGCGGACACTTCGTCATTGGCACCCGCGCGCTCGGCGCCTGGATGGAGTCTGTGGTGCCCTGGGTGACCTACGGATTTTTGTGGGGCCGGCCGATTGTCGCCAGCATCGGCTGGGTCTGGAACATCGTCGGTCTCTTCCTGCTTGTCTACCTTCTGATTAACCTGGTGGCGCACGAGCCGGTGACGGCCACGGCGTCTGTGCTTGCCACGCGCCCGCTCGGCAGTTTCATGACCGGGCTTCTCGTGCTGCTGCTGGCCGGACCGGTATCAGCGCTGCTCGCGGTATCAATTATCGGCATTGCCGTGATTCCGTTTGCGTTGGCGGCGCTCGTGGTGGCGGGTCTGGTGGGCCGGGTGGGCGTGTTGCGCGCGATCGGCAACACCGTGATGAGACCCGACGAGCCGGCCAGCCGTTCGCAGGGGCTGCGGTCGTTTGTTATCGGCTTCGCGCTCGTGACGCTCACCTATATGGTGCCGTTGCTGGGGTTTGTGGCGTGGGCGCTGTTCGGCGTCCTGGGTCTTGGCGCAGCCGTCCTCGCATTCCTGACGGCGTGGCGGCGCGAGCATCCGAAGGTTGAAAAGGCGCCGCGGTTCCGCAAGAGTGCGCCTCTTCCCACGCCGCCGGCTGAACCGGCGCCATCGGGTGGGTTCGCATTCGCCGCTCCCGCTGCACCGGTGGTGACTCAAGCGCCGGCCTTTGATGCCGGCCCCACCTCAATGGGCGACGAGCCGGCCGACTCTGGAGGTTGGCAACCGACGATGGATGCCGGAAGCGGTCCCGCAGCTGCCGCCACCATGGCGGGTGCGGCGTTCGCGTCAAACCTGGCGTCGTTCCCCCGTGCGGCGTTCCTCGACCGCGCCGCAGCGTTTGTGGTCGACGTGGTGTTGCTGTTGTTTGTGAGTGAAATATTCGATCGACAGTCCATGTATCGCGATGACGACTTCCTCCTCCCGTTGATGCTGCTGTACTTCATCGGGTTCTGGGTGTGGAAGGGAACAACGATCGGCGGCATCGTCGCCAACCTGCGCGTGGTCAAGACCAATGGGGGCGAACTTTCGTTCCTTGAGGGACTCGTCCGCGGCCTGACGAGCGTGCTGTCGTTTGGTGCCCTCGGCATCGGCGTGTTGTGGATCCTGCGCAGTGACCTGGTCGCCGCCGACGGTCAGCCCGCCCGGCAGGCATGGCACGACCTGGCCGCCGGCACCTATGTGGTGAAGGTGCCCAAGGGGTATCCATTGCCTTGA
- a CDS encoding PAS domain S-box protein yields the protein MDQQGKRGAPQARNLELAIALLVVGGALPAVGVSLWFLWQQGGPPEVKWTLSIVILVVWIASGSAARQMATRSLNVIANLLAALREGDYSIRGLSARSGSSMAMVMREVNDLGSTLQRQRTEAVESTVLLTHVMEEIAVAVFAFDPMHQLLLVNKAGERLFGKSQADLLGTPATGMGMDEYLTGEPRRLIDRAIGGRKGRYEVRRAAFYRDGRPHHLIVIADLSQALREEEQAAWQRIVRVLSHEINNSLTPIKSIAHSLRRIVDRAATGFERSDEVSQGLSLIEERSGALGRFLRAYAQLARLPKPQPKPLSVTELMMRIVELEKRLPVRVTSSPEIRLVADSDQLEQALINLVRNAVDASLETNGGVAVRWSVQGDWAEIAIDDDGKGLPDTSNLFVPFFTTKPNGSGIGLALSRQIAEAHGGTITLENRVGAIGCRAQLRLPMKT from the coding sequence ATGGACCAGCAGGGTAAGAGAGGCGCGCCACAGGCGCGCAACCTGGAACTGGCGATCGCGCTGCTGGTGGTGGGCGGCGCGTTGCCGGCCGTCGGTGTGTCGCTGTGGTTCCTGTGGCAGCAGGGGGGGCCGCCCGAGGTCAAATGGACACTGTCGATCGTGATTCTGGTGGTCTGGATCGCCTCAGGATCGGCAGCGAGGCAGATGGCGACGCGGTCGCTCAACGTCATCGCCAACCTTCTGGCGGCACTCCGGGAGGGCGACTATTCCATCCGCGGGCTGAGTGCGCGGTCCGGCAGTTCCATGGCGATGGTGATGCGCGAGGTCAACGACCTCGGCTCCACCCTGCAGCGCCAGCGCACCGAGGCCGTGGAGTCCACCGTGCTGCTGACGCACGTGATGGAGGAAATCGCGGTGGCGGTGTTCGCCTTCGACCCCATGCACCAGCTTCTCCTCGTCAACAAGGCGGGCGAACGTCTGTTCGGCAAGAGCCAGGCGGATCTGCTCGGCACGCCAGCCACCGGCATGGGGATGGACGAATACCTCACGGGCGAGCCGCGGCGGTTGATTGATCGGGCGATCGGCGGCCGGAAGGGCCGCTACGAGGTGCGGCGCGCGGCCTTCTACCGCGACGGTCGCCCGCATCACCTCATCGTCATCGCCGACCTCAGCCAGGCGCTGCGTGAAGAAGAGCAGGCCGCCTGGCAGCGCATCGTGCGCGTGCTCTCGCACGAAATCAACAACTCACTCACGCCGATCAAGTCGATCGCGCACTCGCTGCGCCGCATCGTTGATCGAGCGGCGACGGGCTTCGAGCGCAGCGACGAGGTCTCGCAGGGACTGTCGCTCATCGAGGAACGATCGGGTGCGTTGGGACGATTCCTGCGCGCTTACGCGCAACTGGCGCGTCTGCCGAAACCCCAACCCAAGCCGCTTTCGGTGACCGAACTGATGATGCGCATTGTCGAGCTCGAGAAGCGCTTGCCCGTGCGCGTCACGTCTTCACCCGAGATTCGACTGGTGGCTGACTCGGATCAACTCGAACAGGCGCTCATTAATCTCGTGCGCAATGCCGTCGACGCCTCGCTCGAGACCAACGGCGGCGTGGCCGTGCGGTGGTCCGTGCAGGGCGACTGGGCCGAGATCGCGATTGATGACGACGGCAAGGGGCTGCCGGATACGTCCAACCTCTTTGTCCCATTCTTCACCACCAAGCCCAACGGATCAGGCATCGGCCTTGCGCTCAGCCGGCAGATCGCGGAAGCGCATGGCGGCACGATTACCCTCGAGAATCGCGTGGGAGCCATTGGGTGCCGGGCGCAGCTGAGGCTGCCGATGAAAACTTAG
- a CDS encoding sigma-54-dependent Fis family transcriptional regulator, which produces MSDSRLPITSGRVLVADDQSDVLNALKLLLGGEGYDVTTAPSPRDLVTALERADFDVALIDLNYTRDTTSGQEGFALLDRMKAIDPTLPVLVMTGWSSVAGAVEAMRRGARDYIEKPWDDEKLLVAVQTQLELRRALRRSRRLQEENERLHKRDLPTFIALAPAMRAVRDTIERVAPSDASVLITGEHGTGKEVVASLLHRLSHRSSKPLVTMNAGGLSEGVAESELFGHVKGAFTDARTDRIGCFELADEGTLFLDEIANMPSRLQPKLLRVLQTGEVQKVGSSRVIFVNVRVISATNADLPGEIAAGRFREDLLYRLNTVVIHLPPLRDRPEDIVPLAEHYLARYSDRYKRSFEGFDRSARQALETHLWPGNVRELGHAIERAVLMARSGAITAQDLGVQAVPGAAPTAGDDMTLEQSEKVFIQKVLAKHAGDVRKAAEQLGVSRSALYRRLQYFGL; this is translated from the coding sequence ATGTCAGATTCCAGATTGCCGATTACGTCCGGGCGGGTGCTGGTCGCCGATGACCAGTCCGACGTCCTTAATGCGCTGAAGCTGTTGCTTGGCGGGGAGGGGTATGACGTCACGACGGCCCCGTCGCCCCGCGACCTGGTCACGGCGCTTGAGCGGGCGGATTTTGACGTGGCCCTCATCGACCTCAATTACACGCGCGATACGACATCGGGCCAGGAGGGCTTTGCCTTGCTTGACCGCATGAAGGCCATCGACCCCACGCTGCCCGTGTTGGTGATGACCGGGTGGAGCAGTGTGGCCGGGGCGGTGGAAGCCATGCGGCGCGGAGCGCGCGACTACATCGAGAAGCCGTGGGACGACGAGAAGCTGCTCGTGGCCGTCCAGACCCAGCTGGAATTGCGCCGCGCCCTGCGCCGGAGCCGCCGGCTGCAGGAAGAAAACGAGCGTCTGCACAAGCGCGACCTGCCGACGTTTATCGCGCTGGCCCCGGCGATGCGCGCAGTGCGAGACACGATCGAGCGGGTGGCGCCGTCCGATGCCAGTGTGCTCATCACCGGCGAACATGGCACGGGAAAAGAGGTGGTGGCGAGCCTGCTGCACCGCCTGTCGCATCGCTCGTCCAAGCCGCTGGTCACCATGAATGCCGGCGGGTTGTCAGAGGGCGTGGCCGAGAGCGAATTGTTCGGCCACGTCAAAGGGGCCTTTACCGACGCGCGCACGGACCGCATCGGCTGTTTCGAGCTGGCGGACGAGGGCACGTTGTTCCTCGACGAAATTGCGAACATGCCGTCGCGCCTCCAGCCGAAGTTGTTGCGGGTGCTGCAGACGGGTGAGGTGCAGAAGGTGGGGTCGTCGCGGGTCATCTTCGTGAACGTGCGCGTGATTTCTGCCACCAATGCCGACCTGCCTGGTGAGATTGCGGCCGGGCGGTTTCGCGAGGATCTGCTGTACCGCCTCAACACCGTGGTGATCCACCTGCCGCCCCTGCGCGATCGCCCCGAGGACATCGTGCCGCTCGCGGAACACTACCTGGCCCGCTACTCGGATCGGTACAAGCGTTCGTTCGAGGGTTTTGATCGGTCCGCGCGCCAGGCGCTCGAGACGCATCTGTGGCCCGGGAACGTGCGCGAACTGGGGCACGCAATTGAACGCGCCGTGCTGATGGCCCGGTCGGGCGCCATCACGGCGCAGGACCTGGGTGTGCAGGCGGTGCCCGGCGCCGCGCCGACGGCCGGGGACGACATGACGCTGGAGCAGTCCGAAAAAGTCTTCATCCAGAAAGTGCTGGCGAAACACGCCGGCGACGTCCGCAAGGCCGCCGAACAACTGGGCGTCAGCCGTAGCGCGCTGTACCGCCGGCTGCAGTACTTCGGATTGTAG